One window of the Candidatus Chryseobacterium colombiense genome contains the following:
- a CDS encoding DUF3324 domain-containing protein: MIKRILFFLTFIIQFTSLQASIVVLNGLTHIYKVENGQVYKGKVTLQNTGNTTQNVKIFLQDFSYHADGTTYYTAPHTNEKSNTDWIKLNTNLVSLKAKEKTEIYFEINVPAKIAQSGTYWSVIIVEPVDDIKPSNDSPGISITSIVRYAIQVITNYDTDNIKPSLKFESVKIEKEGQQRNVKIGIANNGNLFCRPTANIEIYNRKTGEKIGTFSSMTMALLPNTSKSFDIDISKIPPDKYNAVIIATDEDENAFALNVELEVKND, from the coding sequence ATGATAAAGCGTATTTTATTTTTTCTCACCTTTATTATACAGTTCACCTCATTACAGGCAAGTATTGTTGTGCTTAATGGTCTTACTCATATTTATAAAGTCGAAAACGGCCAGGTATATAAAGGAAAAGTTACTTTACAGAACACTGGAAATACTACTCAGAATGTAAAAATTTTTCTACAGGATTTTAGCTACCATGCAGACGGAACCACCTATTATACGGCTCCTCATACAAACGAGAAATCAAATACAGACTGGATAAAACTCAATACTAATTTAGTAAGCCTTAAAGCTAAAGAAAAAACAGAGATCTATTTTGAAATCAATGTTCCCGCTAAAATTGCCCAGTCAGGAACGTATTGGAGTGTTATTATTGTAGAACCTGTAGATGATATAAAACCAAGTAATGACAGTCCGGGTATTAGTATTACATCTATAGTTCGATATGCCATTCAGGTCATTACCAATTACGATACTGACAATATAAAGCCTTCTCTTAAGTTTGAAAGTGTAAAAATTGAGAAAGAAGGACAACAGCGAAATGTGAAAATCGGGATTGCCAATAATGGGAATTTATTTTGCAGGCCTACCGCGAATATTGAAATATACAATCGTAAAACAGGAGAAAAAATAGGCACATTTTCCAGCATGACCATGGCATTACTTCCCAATACTTCAAAATCTTTCGACATAGATATCAGTAAAATTCCTCCTGATAAATATAACGCTGTAATCATCGCTACTGATGAAGATGAAAATGCCTTTGCTCTTAATGTTGAATTAGAAGTTAAAAATGATTAG